CTTTTTGTGTGTTGTCGCCTTACTGGAACGGAAGCAATTCGTGCAGTATCTGAAAGTCTTGCTGTTCGCGACTTTGGGATTTGTTGGATTTTATCTGTTACTTTTTGTCCTGACGGGTTTCGATCCGATTGAGGCTCTCTGGGCAGCTATCAAGAAAGATGAGATGGGGATGGGGACGGGGTATGAGAGCATTGAGCGTTATTTCCATCTGAGTTTCGCCAATCTGTTTGCGTTCCTCATCGGCGTGGGACTACCAATAACGACTGTCTGGCTACGGCAGATCTTTGTTACGGTGAAAGAATGGCGGCAGAATGCTCGCTCATCTGAACAGGAGAGCAGCGGAACGCCTATCCCTTGGATATTCCGTCATGATGAAGCGTTAGACACGTTCGTCATCGGTTTCCTCATCACGCTCCTCTACTTCACATTCTCGACGCTGTTTACGATGGAGGTCGAGCGGATATGGATTTTCATGGTGCCGTTTTTCGTGATTCCGGTCGCTAAACACCTCGCGGCGCGTCACGTGTCGGATCTCTATTGGGTTGCCGGTATCCTCGCTGCGCAACTGATCGTGTCGGAAGTCCTGCTCTACACGTATTGGTAGGAAGTGGCAGTCAGTAGGTTCAAAACCGTTAGCCCGTAAGCGTAGCGGAGGGCGGATTTGAGGGACGCACGTCAAAGTTGAGACGTCCGTTGTTTCCCCGCAAGGTAAAATTAAAAATCCGCAAGGTAAAATTAAAATTCTTTATGTCATTGATTCCATGGCAAAGGATGGTGCCGAATCCCAGCTGCTCAAAACGTTGGATCGGTTGCCACCGGAGCAGTATGAAGCGTCAGTTGTGTTGAGTCGTACCGAAGGCGAACGCGTCAGGGAACTTGCAGCACTGCCCTGTGTGCGGGAAGTCGCAACGCTTGCAGGTGAAAGTAGACGCGTGCGGTTGCTCGAGAAGGCGTTTGCACTCGGTGGCATTATCAACGCTTTTGAACCCGACATCGTGCATAGCTGGTTGTGGTATTCTAATTTCCTCTGCGGACTCTCCCGTAAATTCGGACTGTGGCGACAGATTCCGTTTATCGCTTCACAACGCGGCGACTACCATGCGAGATACAGGAAATTTCGGCTCTGGCTCACAGAAAAACTCATCTACAACGCCGCCGATGTCCTTCTGACGAACGCAGCACAGATCCAACGGCATCTCCACCAGCGGTATCCAGACAAAAAAATTTTTAGCATCCCTAATCTATTGGAGTTACCCACCGAGACGTGGACACAACCACGCGCCGGGCGTTCCAATGAGAAGTTAATCGTATGCGTCGGACGGTTCGCACCCGAAAAAGGGCATCGGTACCTGGTTGAGGCGTTGAACGTATTGAACCGCGAAGAGGTCGCATGGCGATGCACATTTCTCGGTGAGGGTGAGCTGGAGGCAGAACTCCAAGCACGCACAGCGGAATACGGGCTATCGGAGTGGGTAACGTTCCCGGGGTTTTGTGAGGATGTTTTTTCTCTGCTCCTGACAGCGGAAGTTTTTGTGCTTCCGTCGCTACACGAAAGTTCACCGAACGCCTTAATCGAAGCCATGGGGATCGGGATGCCGTGTATTGCCTCGGATGTGGGGGGCATCGTGGATCTGATAGAAGATGGGAAGAACGGTATCCGAGTTCCATCACAGGATCCGATAGCTTTAGCAGCGGCACTACATCGGGTGCTGACAGACCCTGACTTTGCAAGCGAATTAGGGAGGAATGCCCGCCTGTCTATCCAGCAGAAGTTTGACAGTGCAGCGTCTATTCGGAAATTGGAAGAAATTTAT
This sequence is a window from Candidatus Poribacteria bacterium. Protein-coding genes within it:
- a CDS encoding glycosyltransferase, which translates into the protein MAKDGAESQLLKTLDRLPPEQYEASVVLSRTEGERVRELAALPCVREVATLAGESRRVRLLEKAFALGGIINAFEPDIVHSWLWYSNFLCGLSRKFGLWRQIPFIASQRGDYHARYRKFRLWLTEKLIYNAADVLLTNAAQIQRHLHQRYPDKKIFSIPNLLELPTETWTQPRAGRSNEKLIVCVGRFAPEKGHRYLVEALNVLNREEVAWRCTFLGEGELEAELQARTAEYGLSEWVTFPGFCEDVFSLLLTAEVFVLPSLHESSPNALIEAMGIGMPCIASDVGGIVDLIEDGKNGIRVPSQDPIALAAALHRVLTDPDFASELGRNARLSIQQKFDSAASIRKLEEIYVGVLS